The following is a genomic window from Thaumasiovibrio subtropicus.
ACCATATGGGTTACAACGAGCAAACGCTGACAATGAGTTGATCAGACCGATGTTTGGACCTTCAGGTGTTTCGATAGGACATAGGCGACCGTAGTGGGTAGCGTGTACATCTCGAACTTCAAAGCCTGCACGCTCACGCGTCAGACCACCTGGACCGAGAGCAGAAATACGACGCTTGTGCGTCACTTCTGACAACGGGTTGTTTTGATCCATAAACTGAGACAGTTGCGAAGAGCCAAAGAACTCTTTTACTGCCGCAGAAATCGGCTTAGCGTTGATCAGATCCTGTGGCATAACGCTATCTAAATCACCAAGACTTAGACGCTCTTTAACAGCACGCTCAACACGTACTAGACCAACACGGAACTGGTTCTCAGCCATCTCGCCCACAGAACGAATGCGGCGGTTACCTAGGTGGTCGATATCATCAACTTCACCTTTACCGTTACGAATATCGATGAGCTTACGCATGACATCGATAATATCTTCGTGACTTAGGGTACCTGCGCCTGTGGTCTCTTCACGAACAAGCGAGCTGTTAAACTTCATACGACCAACCGCTGATAGGTCGTAACGCTCTTCGGAGAAGAATAGGCTTTCGAACAATTGTTCTGCCGCTTCACGCGTTGGTGGCTCACCAGGACGCATCATGCGGTAAATTTCTACTAGCGCACTTAGACGATCGGTCGTGCTGTCGATACGCAAGGTATCTGACATAAACGAACCGTTATCTAGGTCGTTAGTGTAAAGCGTTTCAATTGACTTGAAGCCAGCTTGTGACAACAACGCCAATGACTCTAGGCTCAGTTCTTGGTTCGCCGCAGCGATAACTTCACCTGTCGCTTCGTTCACGTAGTCGCGAGATGCTACTTTGCCTACGATGTACTCAACAGGTACTTCGATGTGGTCAACATCATCTTTTTGCAACTGACGGATATGACGCGCAGTAATACGGCGACCTTGTTCTACATAGGTCTTGCCATTTGCAACGATATCAAACGTTGCAGTTTCACCACGCAGACGATCAGGTACAAGTTCCATCACTAGGTTCTTGCCTTGAACTTCGAAGTTTACCTTATCGAAGAACATGTCAAGAATCTGCTCAGTTGTGTAATCCAGAGCACGTAGAATGATAGATGCAGGTAGCTTACGACGACGGTCTATACGAACATAAACGTTGTCTTTCGGGTCGAATTCGAAGTCTAACCAAGAGCCACGGTAAGGGATAACGCGTGCGTTATAGAGCACTTTTCCTGAGGAATGGGTCTTACCCTTATCGCTGTCAAAGAAGACACCCGGGCTACGGTGCAGCTGGGATACGATAACCCTCTCGGTACCATTGATAACAAAAGTACCGTTATCCGTCATGAGCGGAATTTCGCCCATATAGACTTCTTGCTCTTTAATGTCTTTTACGGTACCAGCCGGCGCATCTTTATCGTACATAACAAGACGCAACTTCACACGAAGTGGAGCTGAGTATGTCACGCCACGAATCTGACATTCTTTCACATCAAAGACCGGCTCACCGAGACGATAGCTAACGTATTGCAACTCGGAATTGCCATTGTAGCTCTGGATTGGGAATACAGAGCGGAAGGCAGCTTCTAAACCGTATTGCCCTTCCGGATCCTGTTCAATGAACTTCTCGAACGAATCGAGCTGGATCGATAGCAAATATGGTATGTCCAAAACTTGAGGACGCTTACCAAAATCCTTACGGATACGCTTTTTCTCGGTATAAGAGTAAACCATAGGTTCCTCAGATCGCTGATAAGTGATCCAAACCACCTCAAAATTACGAGGTAGTGACTTAGCACTGTTTAGTGTAGGAATAACCTGTTGAAAAATAGGTTATTTTTTTGCAAGAGACGCGGTGACAAAACAGGGTAAAATTCACCACCCCCCTACAGCGCAAAAAGGCCGGTGGCTATTTAGCCACCAGCCATTAGCCTTTACAGGCTATGAAACTAAGTAATAATTACTTAATTTCAACAGATGCACCAACTTCTTCTAGCTGAGCTTTAAGCGCTTCAGCTTCGTCCTTCTCTACACCTTCTTTAAGAGGTGAAGGAGCGCCGTCTACTAGAGCTTTAGCTTCTTTAAGACCTAGGCCAGTTGCGCCACGTACTGCTTTGATAACTTGTACTTTGTTACCGCCAGCAGCAGTTAGGATTACGTCAAACTCGGTTTGCTCTTCAGCAGCAGCGCCTTCGCCAGCACCACCAGCAACTACTGCAGCTGCAGCAGATACGCCGAATTTTTCTTCCATAGCTTCGATAAGCTCAACAACTTGCATCACAGACATTTCTGCAACTGCGTCTAGGATTTGCTCGTTAGTAATAGACATAACAATTCTCTTTAAAGTCAATAATTAGTTTAAAATACAACCAAAGAAGTGCAAGGATTATGCAGCTTCTTTTGCATCGCGGATAGCCGCGATAGTGCGAACCAGCTTGCCAGCTGAAGCTTCTTTCATGCACATCATTAGGCGTGCAATTGCTTCGTCGTAAGTTGGTAGTTTCGCTAGTACTTCTACATCAGTGATGTTGCCTTCGAAAGCAGCTGCTTTAACTTCGAAGTTTGCGTTCTCTTTAG
Proteins encoded in this region:
- the rplL gene encoding 50S ribosomal protein L7/L12 — its product is MSITNEQILDAVAEMSVMQVVELIEAMEEKFGVSAAAAVVAGGAGEGAAAEEQTEFDVILTAAGGNKVQVIKAVRGATGLGLKEAKALVDGAPSPLKEGVEKDEAEALKAQLEEVGASVEIK